TTTCGGGCCTCGTCAGGAAATCGTTGATCAAGAGGGTTGAGGACGAGTTCAGGGTCGAGTCCACGGTGGACATGATCGCCGCGATCAACCCGGCCATGACAAGCCCGGTCAGGCCCGAAGGCAGCACCTCGGTGATGATGATCGGGAACACCTGGTCCGAGTTCTGGATATCTGGCAGTGTGACCAGCGCCATGACCCCGGGCAGGATGATGAAGAAGGTCGGCAGGATCTTGAGGATACCGCCCAGGATGGCGCCCCACTGCGCATTGCTCAGATCCTTCGCGCCCAGAACGCGCTGCACGATGTACTGGTTGGTGACCCAGTACCAAAAGCCCAGCAGCCAGACACCGGTGAACAGCCCCGGCCAGGGCAGGGTGTCGTCGTCGATGGGCTGCACGATGCTCAGATGGCCCTCGGGGACCTGGCTGCGCACCGACTCCCACGAGAAATCGACAGACTGGTACATCAGGAACGCAGTCAGGCCAGTGCCGCAGATCAGCACCACCGCCTGCAGGATATCGGTATAGACCACGGCGCGCAGGCCGCCGGTTGCCGTGTATATGCCCGCGAAGAGGCCAATCGCCACACAAGACATCCAGATGTCGAGATCGGGGAAGAAGACCTTGAGCACGACGGCACCCGCATAAAGCCCGCCAGCGGTATCGACGATCACGGTAAAGACGATAGTCAGGCCCGAGAAATACAGGCGCACGCGGCGGGAATAGCGATTTTCGAGGTATTCCGGCGTGGTCGAGATGCGCGATTTCAGGAACACCGGCGCGAAGATGAACGCCATGAACAGCAGCGGGATCCCGGCCATCCATTCATAGGAAGAGACCGTCAGGCCACCTGTGTAAGCGCTGCCGGTCAGGCCGACGAGGGTCGAGGTGGATATGTTGGAGGCGAAGAGCGAAAACCCGATCGCCGCCCAACCCAGTGACCGGCCGGCCAGAAACAGATCCTCTCCCGTCCGGGTCTTGCGCGCGACCCAGACCCCGATGGCGATCACGATCGCCAGATAGACGGCAATCACTCCGTAATCGAGCATCGTGAGATTGGCGTCGATCTGCTGTTCCATGGTGGGTCTCCTTCGGCCTTCGGGTATGCGTGCGGGCCGAAAATAGGACCGCGCCACGCGGGTTTACGCAGCACATTGGTAACGCCATGGTGAGGGGAAGGTTCCGTAACGGGGGGTGGCACAGCCGACCGCATTGCGGTCAGCGCGAGGTTCAGTCGCGCAGATGCGTGGGTCTGCGGTATAGTAAAAACGCAGGCGCGGGCAGGGTGGCGATCTTCTTGACCAGGCCGTTAAGGCTGTCCGGAGCCAGCGCGGACCGCACCGCGAAGATCAGCCAGCACCGCGGAGACGATGAAGACCGGTTTTCATCGAAGATGCGACCCGGGTCACGCCGATGATGAGGCAAAGCCGTGCCGTAACATAGAGCGGAGTGAGTGCGACGCTGATCCGTCTATGCTCGGCCAAGCCTCAATCTATCTCGATCTGCTCGCTTGATCGGGCCCAGATGCAGATGTGCCGCCGAGAGTAATTGCTCTAGCTTGGCCGCGGCGTTCAGGTGCAGCTCGCTGTCGACGACCCAGACATGGGACCGCGGTGAAGCTCGCCGACGGTATTGGTTACAAAAACATGCTGCGCACCGGGAACGGAGAAACCCTTCGTGAACATGGGCGCCAACTTCCGACAAAATACCCGCAAATGACCAGTAACTCCGGGCGTTCGTCGGCGACAGCATAAGGGGGGCGGGTGCGAGCCTCGGGGTCGTTTTTTTTGGGTGCGTCAAGCCGCGTCGGCCTGCTCGAGCGATCCGGATGCGCGTTCGGGGCGCATTTCCAACTCCCCGCGGAGGCGCGGGAGGGCTTCGGGGTATTCGGCTTGCAGCCACGCGATCAACTTCTCGCGCACCTCGCAGCGCAAATCCCAGGCTTGGGGGGATGTGCGCGCGCTCATCAGTCCGCGGATATGCAGGGTGTCCTTGTCGGTGTCGGTCACCTGCAGGTTCACGACCTGGCCATCCCAGTGCGGCGAGTTTTCTACGGTCTTTTCAAGCTTGGCGCGCATTTCGGCGATGGGCACGGTGTAGTCCATGTACCAATAGACCGCGCCGATGATCGACGCATTTTCACGGGTCCAGTTCTGGAAGGGTTTCTCGATGAAGTAGCTGAGCGGCACGACCATGCGCCGCCAATCCCAGATGCGGACCACGACATAGGTGGCGTAGATCTCTTCGATCCAACCCCATTCTCCCTCGACGATTACCACGTCATCCAGCCGGATCGGTTGGGTGATGGCGATCTGGATACCCGCAATCAGGTTCGCAAGCACGGGGCGCGCCGCGAAGCCCAGGATCAGGCCCGCCGCCCCTGCCGAGGCAAACAGGCTGACGCCGTAGCGTTGCACGCTTTCAAAGGTCAGCAGAACCGCGCCGGCGGTCAGAATGCCGAAGACGATGTTGGCCGTGCGCTTCAGGACACGGACTTGAGTGACGAACTTGCGCGCCTGAAGGTTGTCGTCCGTATCCAGTCGGTGACGGCGAATTGCCCGATCGGAGAAGTGGCTCGTCAGAATGATAACGGTCCAGCCGACAAGAACGATGAGAAGGACAAGAAAGAGATGGCCCAAGCGGCTCTCCCATCTGTAGGGCAGGCCGATTTGTGGGATCGTGATGGCCAGTGCGGCAAGGATGAACGCAAGTCGCAACGGGCGTCGGGCACGCTCGGCGAGGGAGCCGACCACGCCGCAATTCGTCTTGGTGAAACGGGACAGGAGCGCGAAGGCCAGCGCGTGCAGCTGGAGGGCCGCGACCACGGCCGCCAGAAGCAGCGCCGCCGGGGCCAAGAAGGCCGGCAGCCCCTCGATCAGGTCACCCCAGCGCGCGATCTGTGATGTGATCTCTTCCATCCGGTTACCAGAACCACGCGACAAAACCGATGGTCGACAGGATCAGCAACCCGGCCCAGATCGTACGGTCCTGCCACAGTGGCTCTTCCCATTGGGTGAAAATGGCCTTTGTGTCGGCGGCAGACCAGACGAGGTCCTCGATGTTTTCCTTGTCGGCCTTTCGGGTCAGAGCGGAGATCCCGAAATGAGTGGCCA
This genomic interval from Dinoroseobacter shibae DFL 12 = DSM 16493 contains the following:
- a CDS encoding sodium:solute symporter, with the translated sequence MEQQIDANLTMLDYGVIAVYLAIVIAIGVWVARKTRTGEDLFLAGRSLGWAAIGFSLFASNISTSTLVGLTGSAYTGGLTVSSYEWMAGIPLLFMAFIFAPVFLKSRISTTPEYLENRYSRRVRLYFSGLTIVFTVIVDTAGGLYAGAVVLKVFFPDLDIWMSCVAIGLFAGIYTATGGLRAVVYTDILQAVVLICGTGLTAFLMYQSVDFSWESVRSQVPEGHLSIVQPIDDDTLPWPGLFTGVWLLGFWYWVTNQYIVQRVLGAKDLSNAQWGAILGGILKILPTFFIILPGVMALVTLPDIQNSDQVFPIIITEVLPSGLTGLVMAGLIAAIMSTVDSTLNSSSTLLINDFLTRPEKEPDPETAKKWGMMATLGFMVIAIAWAPLIQYFGGLWAYIQQAFSVLVPPLVVCFTLGALWSRGTENAAFWTLIIGHTLGLVVFMLNQFGIWPLHYTISVTIMTAVSAAIFVALSLRDDTPDVREDALWQRADAFDTPATTAPVLKNVKTHAILLILLMIGTLVLFW
- a CDS encoding mechanosensitive ion channel family protein, yielding MEEITSQIARWGDLIEGLPAFLAPAALLLAAVVAALQLHALAFALLSRFTKTNCGVVGSLAERARRPLRLAFILAALAITIPQIGLPYRWESRLGHLFLVLLIVLVGWTVIILTSHFSDRAIRRHRLDTDDNLQARKFVTQVRVLKRTANIVFGILTAGAVLLTFESVQRYGVSLFASAGAAGLILGFAARPVLANLIAGIQIAITQPIRLDDVVIVEGEWGWIEEIYATYVVVRIWDWRRMVVPLSYFIEKPFQNWTRENASIIGAVYWYMDYTVPIAEMRAKLEKTVENSPHWDGQVVNLQVTDTDKDTLHIRGLMSARTSPQAWDLRCEVREKLIAWLQAEYPEALPRLRGELEMRPERASGSLEQADAA